The sequence AGTAAATACTATTTTGTAGTATATAAAAAGTAattcaaagttgaaaaaaaattgcaaaatggaaTTCAAAGGAAGCAAAAACAAGCCCCGTCTTCCAAATTTTAGTTCAGCAGAGGAGACACTTCTAATATCTTTGGCTGAGCAGCACGCCTCaatattggaaaataaaaaaaccgaCGCGGTCTTTTGCGAACAGAAACGGAAAGTATGGGAGCAAATAGATCGCGCTTTTGAGGCCCAGATGGGCGTCAAACGTGGAGcaaaaaatgtaaaggaaaagTATGAGAACATGAAACGGAAAGCCAGAAAGTCCCTTGCAGAGGAGCGACAGGAAATATATAGAACTGGTGGTGGTCGTAACCGGAGCTGCAGTGTGTCCTAGCTAAAGTATAAAACGTTTTGCAAAACGAAATTGCAATTTTCCCCAAAAATTACTTCTTTAGATATAACTTCGCAATTTGTTTATGAAAAGAATTTCTTGAAAACTGTACATATGTAAACTCCTGCTCATATAATTAAGGATATTGGATAAAACTTTGAaacatttttattgaaaattgaaacttttttatctgaatttcaaacaatttttttagtatgcagttttgtagctcattcaattttaatataataatgtgCACGTTAGAAGTACTTCAGAAGTAAACCCGAATTTTCAGAGTTTTGTGTTGAGTTTTTCTGTTCCATCCGTTTTGattgaaaaattactttttgttcACTCAACaccttctacaaaaaaaaaaaaaatctgaaaattggGACACACTTCTGAATTACTTCTAAAGTGCACactattatattaaaattgaatgagctacaaaactgcatactaaaaaaaaattttgaaattcagaTAAAGTttcaattttcaataaaaatttttcaaagttttatccAATATCCTGAATTCTGTGTAAGTCATAGACATTTTACTTATTCAACTTCTGCTATAGATTACGCtatattttaaatcaaaattataaaaagcCCTTATGTAAATATACTTTACGAATAACATCcttggtatttataaaatattaattcatttattttatttaagcttATTAAAAACAACTATGTATACTACTATGAAAAATGAATTAAATTAATCTTAACTACCAATATACGTGTACATGAAAAATGAGTTTAACTAAAGATAACTTTGAATTCGATGTCTGCGTAaacctcatacagctcatcattacatCTTCTTCAGTACACACCATCGGCATTGCGTTGAAGCCCATAGAAATTGTGTCGTGAAAGTGCTTGCGTCGCTGGTCTTTCTCTACCATTGATATCTCGCTGGTGTTTGCTGTGTTTGATGTGTCTTAATAGGAAGACAAAAAAGTTCTTCTGGAGATTTATGGTCCTTCCCGTGATGCCAACGGCATGTACCGATATTAATTTAATCATGACTTGTATGAGCTTTACTGCCATATATATGAGCTTCTGTATGTACCTCTATAAATTTTTAATGTAGATTTTCATCGAATTCAATTTGCTAGGAATCAGGCACTCTTGATTGTAGGAAATCAGCAGCCAATATTGCATTTAATATAGCGATCGCTTGTACTTTATTGGAGGATGTAGTCTgtgttattaaatatttatttagatttatacCACAATTCTGAATTATAAGTTGATTTTGCATTTCCTCATGCGGTGTTACTAGCGAGTTGGACTGGTGCAGTATGTTCTTTCGATCCTCAACGGACATGCTGTTACTTGAGTGAGTGGAAAATCATTTTGctaatttcatatttttcttcGAGTTCTTGTTGCAAGGCTAGCAAATCTGCATGCAAGTTCACCGCTATGTTTGGAGACTCTTTATAacctggaaaaattttaaatgtatgtTACTCCTGGCTTTAAAGAGttgacttatatactgcaaaATAATCCCTGATCAAGCTCGACCTCATAAAGGAGGCTTCCTGACTTTCTGTCGAGTGGTATTCATATATAGTTTCAGTAGACTCTTCAGTGCTACAACTATCTTCTTCGGAGGGGTCTGCATCTCCGTTTTTCCGAGCGATGTTATGTAAAACAGCGCATGCAACAACGACTGCCATTACAGTTTCATGCGAAATCCTCAATCCTATGGAAAGCACTGGAAAGCGACGTTTCCACACACCAAAGCACCTCTCTATGCAATTTCTCGTACGTATTTGCGACTCGTTATACAAGCGTTCTGCGTCAGTGTTTGGATGTGAAAGTGGAGTCATCATGTATCTATTTACACCATACCCACTATCTCCTAGTATAAAACCGTCTTTAAATTCGTTTAGCTCAAATCGGTGTTTAATACGgctgttattaaaaatgtttgagTCATGCGCGGAACCAGGCCATCGACAAACAATATCTCTAATAACGAGATCTGCATCGCAAACTGCTTGCACattgtacgaaaaatacccctttCGATTTCGGAATATTTCCGCATTTTCTCCACCTGGTGATTGGATTTTCATATGGGTACAGCCAATGCAGCCAACGACTTTGGGGAAACTAGCAATGCGGTGGAAACTACGAGCAGTAATTTCCAGTTCCATATTGGTTTTAGGCATTTTGATGTATTCCGCGGAAAGTTCTGCAATTGCTATTGAAACCTTTCTTACGACCCGGCTTGCAGTGGCTACACTCACTCCACAGAAATCAGCTACTGTTATCAAAAAGCTTCCTGATGCATAGAAGCGTAAGGCTAACAGTAGCATTTCTAATGGGCTAAGTGCTCGATTTCTGTATAATGAATCTTATTAATATAAGCGATGCCATTATAAATATACTACAAACCTTTCAGTGTAATTTCGTATTTTATGTTGAAGTTTGTCTAAAACACTGGAAACACTTCTTTTAGAGAGACGAAACCTTTGAACAAAGGTGTGATCGTCATACTTCTCAAAAAAGTTTTCTCTAGTTCCAAATGTACGTGGTTTTTTTGTAAAGCGCAGGGAGCCCAAACGGGATAAATTGTCAAGCTCGATATTATGCTCcattattttgtttataaattatttttccgcTTCTAGGTTGAATGGCTCGGATCACAGGGAACTCTATAATGCCAGATTGTACACCAAATGTATGTTGTATTCCAATCAATACAAATACCAAAAACATTTGGTGTGTAACAAATATATAAGTACTTAACAATTGTggataatagtctagttgaggggtcgactgctaatacgctaccaaaaatatcgggagaggtgtcaaacgacgcgccttgacatcagtattaatagtccgaaggcggaaaataaatattttaacgcgttcaaaagatattaacgaaaaaccgaaaaaagacccgcgggtaccccCGAAACCGGTGGTCGGATCcacagttgttgttattgttgttgtagcaatgcttcgccccacctaatagccgcgaccgatcacaaattgtcatgaatatcctctaacgggagtccaaggaaacttgccgtttcaacagtggtggaccataaggaaaggggtgttagagacgttggttccacattacaattgaagagatagttggtgtcatgtggggacacattgcaagcggggcatacattttgtatgtcggggttgattctggataggtaagagtttgacctgttacagtatccagaacgaagttgagcaagagtgacacgcgtttccctggggagtatgcgttcctcttccgcaacttttggataattttcgttaagcactggattcaccgggcaattcccggcataaaggtccgacgcctatttatggagttcaccaaggacctgcttgtgtttttcacttcatacggctgggttctcaggtgccgtatttcctcaaaatgcttacggagatgactccttaagcccctaggcggtgctggttcatcaatcagatgtctgttgggatgcccaggtttctgggtattcaacaggaactgtttggtcagcatctcatttctctccctgatggggagtattctcgcctcattatgcagatggtgttctggggacataagacagcccgtggcgattctgagagcagtattttggcaggcctgtagtttcttccagtgggtgttttttaggcttggtgaacatatgggtgacgcgtagtacgtaatcggctggctaattgctttgtatgtagtcatgagcgtttctttatcttttccccaagtactgccagcgagggatttgaggattttgttacggctctgaattctcggaacaatttcggctgcgtgctcatcaaaatgtagatcctgatcaaacgtcacacccaagattttggggtgtaggacagtcggtagcgtagtgccatcgacgtggatgttcaaaatggtcgacatttgggacgtccatgttgtaaataaggtcgcggaaaatttagtcggtgataatgccaggtttcgcgaggcgaaaaaactggagagatcagggaggtagccgtttattttattgcatagcgcatcgatcttcggatccatattatttttgcgcagaacaccttactgcgttggcggccttcggtcgcgcttataaaaaataaccctgggctccgccatgccaagtccgggtgtgtggtataaccgtggctaccgccaagtttttttgtgggtatgaacacaacaacaatcacatggaaatcgccaacttcaactgcaaatatctccggacagggataaaatttttcttttccgccttcggattattgttctcgatattaatacgcgtcttttgacacctcacttgatatttttggtagcgtatcagcagtcgacccctcaactagactattacccggccgcgcttataaaaaataaccctgggctacgagtccgggtgtgtggtataaccgtggctaccgccacggtgatgcacaattttttttgtgggtatgaacacaacaacaatcacatggaaatcgccaacttcaactgcaaatatctacggacagagataaaatttttcttttccgccttcggattattgttctcgatattaatacgcgtcttttgacacctcacttgatattttttgtagcgtattagcagtcgacccctcaactagactattacccggccgcgcttataaaaaataaccctgggctacgccatgccaagttcgggtgtgtggtataaccgtggctaccgccacggtgatgcacaattttttttgtgggtatgaacacaacaacaatcacatggaaatcgccaacttcaactgcaaatatctccggacagagatacaatttttctttcccgccttcggattattgttctcgagattaatacgcgtcttttgctacctcactcgaaaatcttggcccaactttagggtgggtacgttaaactgcactactaccgtcgacccctcaactagactattacccaattgtgtatggttttattttgtttaataaaatacaccATTTTCAcacaatttacaatttttgtaaaattttcccgTAAATTGTATTTTGAAAACAGCTGACAGCCGTCAAATTTTGCTCGATTAGCAGATAACCGGCCATCAATCGCCGATAAAGTTAATCGGGCTTTTAATCGATTGATTCGTGATAACCGgccatggtgaaaaccaatttTAGCCAAATCAGCGATTAAATTCCGATAATGCGGTAATCGGCTTTTATGAAAACGGcgctaagtgtgatatcttatctgtcaactgtctgacaggatgttcaatatggctactttttagcgttttgacagggtgttcaatatggcggcgcatatcttcagcgggtgatagaaagagatgcagaatgagatagcgatagtcaattacaaatcaggtgatccaatcattttggaatttttacgtctatgcagaagatatcacacttagttatcattcacaatgttggtaagttttgagtaatcagtaacatgcaatgtacatttaacagaactgtaagtgaaagctctcaagtcaagtcaagtctatgctaagtatcagtaatggagcctttattaGTGCTGCGTATTGTAGAGGCCATGTGTAGAGAtgggaaatgggtaaatacccaaatggtaaatacccggtaaattgggtatatatggtaaaaatgggtaaatacccaaatatttacccaaaagaagggtaaaaataatcttttggaaaatctgggaaacaaacacacaaattcaatctaaaatgtacccaatttgtcctatattggtgggtagttagccattacgctatcggttgaatcAGTTTtcatctgtaatccagcgtttttcaaaaatatttagccaataatacatccgttgcaaaaatttagatttgcccagtaaacattttaagtctaacaagagtcggaaaaatatctaaattggaacgTAAGTCTTAAAAGGGGTTTAAACAGCccatattatactctactggaactctccgatgtcatttttaactctaataaactctgattatctgagacctatatggcctatttattaggcatcgacAGCGCTTACTGGggtcatatatagttcgacacacctgAACAGAGCGTGGAGCTTTGCGGTCGCATTAAAgatgtcgagaagcgtccatgcgcagaaaaacgtcgatgcttatacaaaaaaagaatagcaagggtaactataatgtacaaatgtaattcattttgtattaaaatgaaaaattgtcgtaacaaaatttcaaaatttgttccaaactcgctgtgacgaacataaatagttgataaatgataatttttgcatgctatgttaggagcttttaggccgttaaataaaaggcaaaaataaaattttcttttaccctcctacgcgtttcgactcttttctgattcctacattgcccacttattttggattcgtttcggTTTCTTAAATTATGATCgccgtgagcatgtttgaggggtagctttgttagcgtaaatatgtgtaccctataaacattctctcacagttctggagttcaatatgggtccgaaaaatatcagcttcaaaaatgctatcaccttagaaccttttatgactccaatttgatgaaattatgaacaaacgaaaaatattaaaatcagtaaactaggcagctccggaaaaaaACTCAGAGATTTTTCTGctacaatttattctaaataaataattaattcaactaatacttatttcatttctatcttatcctcacgGAGTTTTGTCACAACAATTTTCtaccctatgttttccgcttccgGAAAAATTTCTTCCTAAAaaccctgaagtagtgtcattaaaatactaaaaattagcagtatatggccccaataaggctcatatatgatataggaaggaggcctgtataagacttatgttagaggcaaaatatgagcataTAGAATTCGCTTCAGGCTCGTAAATGAGTTCATAACAAGTATATGGATGGCTCATTTCATCTgctgattatatttttctcatTGTACTGGCGCAAGGGCAGACAAAAGGTGATGGATCGGTCTCAGATTTGTTAACTacattttcttaattttaattttgttgtattGCCCATTGTGCAAAATCAATAATggtacaaacatatgtataaaGACTATAGGCTGGTTGTAGGTAGGGCTTCTCTTAATATTCGTATTCCCACTCATATACGGCATGATGGCAGCCACACTGTGTTTTCCTACTTCATTAAACTTCGTGCCACATGTAGCGAACTTGTGCTTACTTAACGCTTTtgcatatataaaaatgaaatttcgagTACATCATATTTATTTAGCATGTAGGATACACACCCTGTTTACGATAGTCATCAGCACATGTATTGCAGTTTTGTGCACATTCTTGCCAGTCAAGGGATTTTTATCTCACACTGTATTCACTTTATAAagttctagtgttattcgaatcgtttcacagtcgaattatAACCTAGTTCTccaacctagttttcgattcgaaatgcattagagaactacattataattctaacaattgtttttgtttttatcggcctattgataaatgattcaaggttcgattcgagctcaaggccagaacaataatttttttctaatgattattattgttattttttaatttttctaaatttgaaaaattgtattttgtttttggaatagtaagtagaaaatttttcagacaacctgccatagctgcgcagatagatccatttcgaagggtgctaagccttcatcatcagtacgctttaagctgcagacattggtgcttaatcggtaaccgtatcggaatcaatgcaatcgattattggtgccgctaaggtcgtaaccgtatcgtagccaaccaattggtttttggtttaccgtcgcaacgataaacagctgattgcgttagggatacgactacagcgatacgacatacggcaccaatgactcccgctttaggcatgctgcgctaaccatttagctatacagcggtggtttgtttgactggcaaatttgctgcttctattcctttttaccaactatatttactattgttaataaaccatgagcacttgggaatgtcaaacaaagtaattgacaataaacaagaatccagcattatcagtgattttcaccagatggcgcaacactgaataagtatagttggtaaaaaggaatagaagtagcaaatttgccagtcaaacaaaccaccactgtatagccagaaacgatataatatagagacattgcatagacgaaaaatcgtgtgaggcaagcttcacaaaattctagtaggtcacattcaccacttaccacagcagaatttgttaaactaccactgtctgtatttgttatttaacaattatttgtacactttttattcagctaatgtgttcagaattcacatttttactttctaaaactccaatcagtgtatttctgtgcttaaattgtgTTAAaagttgtgttaaagtttttggtgtggtgaaagtgacctactagaattttgttacgctccgctgctttccaccgaagttcgcgcatgcaatatctttatattcaaaaatttttggtatagctaaatgattagcgcagcatgcctaaagcgtactgatgatgaatgcTTAGCAACCTCCGAAattgatctatctgcgcagctatggcaggttgtctgaaaaattttctacttactattccaaaaacaaaatacaatttttcaaatttagaaaaattaaaaaataacaataattttcattagaaaaaaattattgttctggccttgagctcgaatcgatcCTTGAatcattagaattctaatgtaaaattacaatatttctctaacgttagaaactgtgtttgctgggtaacGATTGTAGAAAATGCTTTATTCAccgaaaatattcacattttgctttatacagacatacatacgtataagcaggcaatttcaaaaatttgtctGCAACCGCTAGAACTTTACTATACACATACATACTAATCCCCTAcaaaaataagtatatacatatatacacgagCATTCATGCACAGATGTTAATGTATAGAGGTCGCTTTTGTCCGGGCTCGTTTTCACTCATTTGTGTACTCGTACAAACGACTTTACAACTCTATTTTGTATCGATACATAGGTACAAGATTTCTTACAAAACGAGCATTTATTATTCTTTCCGTTGCTCgtatggtgttttttttttttttaaatttgaaatgtgTACATGTAATCTTTCCACGAGTTGGCAAAAGGTTTTAGacttaaataaattatatgacaTATGTAGATACCTGCGAGCTGCAGTTTAATCATGTACAAAAACCACTGTTTTAAAAATAACATATAAAAGATGGTAGAGGTGTGTAATATATGACGATACCCAtgaattatatgtatatatatttatatatgtatgtatgtaccttgtACCTGAGCTTGTGACAGAAAGTTATCATTTACGGGAATTTTACACAGTAATGTTGAATAAAGATACGTTGGTGGTGACTATGGTAAGTAAAGTATTTACTTggtatagatacatacatatgtatgtatatattcagCGGCCATGGGAATACCCGCAATTGCAGGGATATCGATTTTTGTTAAAGGTGGGGTATTTGGCTACTTTAACCCATTTTTATTAAAGGATTTGTGTTAGTTAGCTTAGTATGCATTCTGTATTATGAATTTTGAAATGAAAACAGTATCCTATAATTCCAATATCCATATCCTAATAACCCCCGAGCGATAAATTATGACTAAATTTTATGCCACCTAAACCAAAATAAGGCGAGAAACGTATCAAATGATGAATGGCATAGATGCTGAAAATTGTCATGTCGCAAGCGTGAACCCTCTTTAATGAATGTCTTACCCTTCCATCGAACCTCTGGGAGGTTGACTGTTTAAATGTACATTACTCGTAGAAACAACCATGgtaccaaagagtatatatttgtcaagaggcgtcactcgatacttttttgttgccaaagcaaccctgtcatgtcgaatgtgattctcaaggaagttttgtttagtttttttttaattgaatcctatatagttatgcggtaaagtgactttgcataaagacgatttttggaaagagaattaattaattaatttaatacaatcagtaaaataaacacaaataccccacgaaaatgtatagaaagcgtttttataaatacatctgataaaaaaaaccaacgactaccttgagaaaacatcgagtaatttgctttggcaacaacaaaagtatcgagtgacgcctcttgaccaTGGTACTTGAAAGTCAAACACAAAGAGAGAAGATATGGCGAAAAAGACACGGAAACTGGGGTAAAACTTTCCGAACTGTCGAATGACGAAATGATCGGGAGAAATAAATATCGAGctaaaaaataatagtttaaaaaactagaATAAAAatcacgcttttatagctaaccgaactaaataTGTACCTGAAACAAATTTTCGATCATTAAACCACATATTCATAGAAAATAAATAGtttatacataataatttttaaaattacgagttttttttaactattattgatgtatgtatgttttatgtTTTAGCTACATATATTGTTTTGTTTCTCCCACCTGAAGAGTaacttttttaaagaaaataaacaattttATGTTTAAGAACAAATGTGGACATAAACACTTTTTTTGCACAGAGCTCGTGTAAAGTAACCAAATAACCCGAACAAGAATGAAAAGAATCAGTTCCGTATTCATCACGGAAAATTCTGGGTGTGGTCGAACTTCAGTTGTTGCATCAGTATTACTTTTCATGACAGAGCAAATTTTGAGTAGCTGTTCATTGAATGAAATATTGAAAAATCTTTTGAACATTACAAGCAAATCAAACACTGAAATTAATGACATCAAAAACAGCCACAAGCCGACCCGCTGGTCAGTTGTGGTCAAAAGCTTTCCCATCATGTCACATAACTGACTCGGCATCGATAAGGCAGTGTATGGTTAaaactttttgttgattttacaaCCCATGTCATCATCGTTGTCTCATTTTTGTTCCGCTTTGGCTTGGTTTATTGCTGGGGCAACATTGCCAACAGGCGAATTGAAAGTAAATTgccaacaaattttgcaattgcAAATGACACCATATCTTCAAcagtattgtggaaccaacgcctctaacacccctctcattatggtccacccctgttgaaacagcaagtttccttggactcccgttagaggacattgatgacaatttgtgattggtcgcaccttttggatggggcgaagcactgctacaagaacaacaactatGCATAGTTTGCCAGGgccttaaagccccgtcacataagattTTTGATGGAGTATacagatgagtagattgcatgtatttacATGGAGAGCGACAAATAGTGCACCaccagcgccatctgatatgagaAACTAGCCAAATTCCTACTTCTGTCGCAAGCAAAGCTTGAGAagaacatttttcacagttaaaaactgcattttttttgtttttttttagaaaatatattTCTGCTATAGTGTGAATGTTTATAACGGGGCTTCGAGACATTTATTATGAATGGGAAAGCTGAAATAAGTTTCCAATGGCTCAGTCTTTAGTTCTTTTATGTTTACAAACGAAGCATCTTACGCGATTCGTGATGATGACGCTCGCTTTTGCATCAATTTCATTGTTACGCGGCCATTGAAATAGCTATCAACTTTATGGAAATAATGTATAGGTTATTGGTACCATACCAATTTGATCGTACttctttgcattttcttcttttttttatgaAGATATAACATGTTTCAGGTTAATGTAGCCAGGATGCCAATAAATATGCTTAAGTAAAAATATAGTTAAGGATCAAGCTTCCATTACTCACATTTAGCACAGACTTGACTTTTTTTGGTTTGATTTAACAACTTAGCCTTGGTTATCCTTCACGTGGCACATGCAATCTGCATTGTACttggttttttccaaaattaaaagaaaaacacaaTTAAACATATTTCTCTCAAATAAATGACTACATGTTCAAAGAAACATCAAGAtaaagtttaaaaacaaaaatggcaTCAAAAGGTTCCGATgccacttagaacttacatacgTAGAAAATCAACAGATTTCTAATACGGCAATTACACGgcacaagtatccttgtgccaattaccaatttgcacaaggatttgctcGGTGTGTGCAGtgtttgcgctatttgcgcagagaactgcgccaaaatcaaaacgattttgatatttacgcatgtctgcaaatattgcacatgcttttttcttcgtgtgtggtgaatggtaacacagtttacctgtggtttctgataatataacatcaataATTATTACTTAttacttaaaaatgttaatatcgaaggcgtaaggaacatctctagcttgtaacatgaattcacacaaattcaataatacataatagttttttatacaattagaatacatgtttcatttgttgcgctagttgaaaattgaatattgcgcagtgctgcaatgagttgagctggtcctacaa is a genomic window of Eurosta solidaginis isolate ZX-2024a chromosome 4, ASM4086904v1, whole genome shotgun sequence containing:
- the LOC137248443 gene encoding putative nuclease HARBI1, translating into MEHNIELDNLSRLGSLRFTKKPRTFGTRENFFEKYDDHTFVQRFRLSKRSVSSVLDKLQHKIRNYTERNRALSPLEMLLLALRFYASGSFLITVADFCGVSVATASRVVRKVSIAIAELSAEYIKMPKTNMELEITARSFHRIASFPKVVGCIGCTHMKIQSPGGENAEIFRNRKGYFSYNVQAVCDADLVIRDIVCRWPGSAHDSNIFNNSRIKHRFELNEFKDGFILGDSGYGVNRYMMTPLSHPNTDAERLYNESQIRTRNCIERCFGVWKRRFPVLSIGLRISHETVMAVVVACAVLHNIARKNGDADPSEEDSCSTEESTETIYEYHSTESQEASFMRSSLIRDYFAVYKSTL